A single genomic interval of Nodosilinea sp. PGN35 harbors:
- a CDS encoding phosphorylase, producing the protein MAQFPEAELAPGVLWSKIQQQTHHAQGCGALQPIDTRYEYLEQGGMRFLVRILANLSRKEKADLVQQRRQQAGQSANPFLPYDPDLFVVNLSATHLCLLNKYNVVDHHILIVTRAFEEQDSWLTLADFEALALCMADIDGLAFYNGGRLAGASQRHKHLQLVPPPLCPDRSPLPLATVIADLALDPQACHPVASSRLPFRHAIVPLAGATTPTGTTLLGAYKALLTYLGADGRAPQTWPYNLLVTREWMMAVPRQQDHYRSIPVNSLGFAGSLLVKNLEQFDLLQALGPMTVLRQVAWAKSAEGE; encoded by the coding sequence ATGGCGCAATTCCCCGAGGCTGAGCTAGCGCCCGGTGTCCTCTGGAGCAAAATTCAGCAGCAGACCCATCACGCCCAGGGCTGTGGTGCCCTGCAACCCATTGACACCCGCTACGAGTATTTAGAGCAGGGGGGCATGCGCTTTTTAGTCAGAATTTTGGCCAATCTGTCCCGCAAAGAAAAGGCCGACCTGGTTCAGCAGCGTCGGCAGCAGGCCGGCCAGTCCGCCAATCCCTTTTTGCCCTACGACCCAGACCTGTTTGTGGTCAACCTGTCGGCCACCCACCTGTGCCTGCTCAACAAATACAATGTGGTCGATCACCACATCCTAATTGTCACCCGCGCCTTTGAGGAGCAAGATAGCTGGCTCACCCTGGCTGACTTTGAGGCTCTGGCCCTCTGTATGGCTGACATCGACGGGCTGGCCTTTTACAACGGCGGTCGCCTGGCGGGGGCCAGCCAGCGCCACAAACACCTCCAGCTGGTGCCGCCTCCCCTCTGCCCCGATCGCAGCCCGCTGCCCCTGGCCACCGTAATTGCCGATCTGGCCCTTGACCCCCAGGCATGCCACCCGGTAGCGTCGTCCCGGCTGCCCTTTCGCCACGCCATAGTGCCGCTAGCTGGGGCCACCACCCCGACGGGCACCACCCTGCTGGGGGCCTACAAAGCCCTGCTGACCTACCTGGGAGCCGATGGCAGGGCACCCCAGACCTGGCCCTACAATCTGCTGGTGACCCGCGAGTGGATGATGGCTGTGCCCCGTCAGCAGGATCACTACCGGTCGATTCCGGTGAATTCTTTGGGGTTTGCGGGCTCGCTGCTGGTTAAAAACCTGGAGCAGTTTGACCTGCTCCAGGCCCTGGGGCCAATGACGGTGCTGCGGCAGGTGGCCTGGGCCAAATCGGCAGAGGGGGAATAG
- a CDS encoding transposase → MPRQLRELISGRCHHVTVRCNNREFRLTRVECRQLLLYALDQCKAKFGFKLYGLCVMSNHIHYLLEPSQPEDLPRIMHWLNWYTAMCFNRMLNRTGHFWEKRYHNTSFAKTDYRRALNTLRYIHANPKAANMQAGFFYDYSNYGTYDRLTDDGLTQWHPAFLALGTSLDLCVRAYRRFCQRYKPKPKPEKRNHWGSKKLAGLRLKMKAKKVCPGQKSLWDNWNAPMDEIVKTAKKFVLANCLNPDIAAAQFTDST, encoded by the coding sequence ATGCCGCGTCAACTTCGAGAATTAATTTCTGGCCGCTGTCACCACGTTACCGTGCGGTGTAATAACCGCGAGTTTCGCCTGACGCGAGTAGAGTGTCGCCAGCTACTGCTATATGCCCTTGACCAGTGCAAAGCCAAGTTTGGCTTTAAGCTGTACGGTCTATGCGTAATGAGCAACCACATACATTACTTGCTAGAACCCTCACAGCCAGAAGATTTGCCCCGCATTATGCACTGGCTCAACTGGTATACGGCTATGTGCTTCAACCGCATGCTCAACCGGACGGGCCACTTTTGGGAAAAGCGCTACCACAACACCAGCTTTGCCAAGACAGATTATCGGCGGGCGCTGAATACGCTGCGCTACATTCACGCCAACCCTAAGGCGGCGAATATGCAAGCAGGGTTCTTTTACGACTACAGCAACTACGGCACCTATGATCGCTTGACCGATGATGGTCTGACCCAGTGGCATCCAGCATTTTTGGCCTTGGGTACATCGCTAGATCTCTGTGTGAGGGCCTATCGGCGGTTTTGCCAGCGCTATAAACCCAAGCCAAAACCCGAGAAGCGCAACCACTGGGGCAGCAAAAAGCTAGCTGGGCTGCGGCTGAAGATGAAAGCGAAGAAGGTTTGCCCTGGCCAAAAGAGCCTATGGGACAACTGGAATGCCCCGATGGATGAGATTGTCAAAACTGCGAAGAAGTTCGTGTTGGCAAACTGTCTAAACCCCGATATTGCCGCCGCGCAATTTACCGATTCGACGTAA
- a CDS encoding stomatin-like protein → MPSIIGILALIIIGYTVGSVRIINQGTEALVERLGRYNRKLKPGLNFIVPVLDYIVLRDSVREQILDVAKQGAITSDNVSLEVDAVVYWRILELELTYYAIENVEQGIEELVITTLRSEIGKMKFEETFSSRDELNRALLSQLDEATEPWGVKVTRVEVQEIVPPDEVRRSMQLQQAAELKRRATVLEAQGEQEAAIKRAEATVRSIQMLSQALQNRGDTAEILNYLLAQRYVDANQKLGESDNSKVVFMDPKMLTEGLVELMHTNTDTPRRTDSDDFPSRRR, encoded by the coding sequence GTGCCGTCAATTATTGGGATTCTGGCGTTAATCATCATTGGCTACACCGTTGGCTCGGTACGCATCATCAATCAGGGTACCGAGGCGCTGGTAGAACGGCTGGGGCGCTACAACCGCAAACTCAAGCCGGGCTTAAACTTCATTGTGCCGGTGCTCGACTACATTGTGCTGCGCGACAGCGTGCGCGAGCAGATTCTCGATGTGGCTAAGCAGGGGGCCATCACCAGCGACAACGTCTCCCTGGAGGTCGATGCGGTGGTGTACTGGCGCATTCTAGAGCTGGAGCTGACCTACTATGCGATCGAAAATGTGGAGCAGGGCATCGAAGAACTGGTGATCACTACCCTGCGCTCGGAGATCGGCAAGATGAAATTTGAGGAGACCTTCTCCTCCCGCGACGAGCTCAACCGGGCGCTGCTGTCTCAGCTCGACGAAGCTACCGAGCCCTGGGGGGTGAAGGTGACTCGGGTGGAGGTGCAGGAAATTGTGCCCCCCGACGAGGTGCGGCGATCGATGCAGCTGCAGCAGGCGGCGGAGCTGAAGCGCCGGGCCACGGTGCTTGAGGCCCAGGGGGAGCAGGAGGCCGCTATCAAGCGGGCCGAAGCGACGGTGCGATCGATTCAAATGCTCTCCCAGGCGCTGCAGAACCGGGGTGACACCGCTGAAATTTTGAACTATCTGCTGGCCCAGCGCTACGTAGATGCCAACCAAAAGCTCGGGGAGAGCGACAACTCCAAAGTGGTCTTTATGGATCCTAAAATGTTGACCGAGGGGCTCGTCGAGCTAATGCACACCAACACCGACACCCCAAGGCGGACAGACTCCGACGACTTCCCCAGTCGCCGTCGGTAA
- a CDS encoding DUF5615 family PIN-like protein, producing MAKLYADEHFPYPVVKLLRDLGHDVLTVQEAGKAGLRIPDDEVLAFATSQNRAVLTLNRQDFKQLHRSQPNHGGIINCTNDRDWEALAQRINAAVLVSESLVGKLVRVVRPSQ from the coding sequence TTGGCCAAACTCTACGCCGATGAACACTTTCCCTATCCAGTCGTAAAGCTACTGCGGGATTTAGGTCACGATGTGCTGACCGTACAAGAGGCTGGCAAAGCAGGCTTGAGAATCCCTGATGATGAGGTGTTAGCATTCGCTACCAGTCAAAATCGAGCCGTTTTAACGTTGAACCGGCAAGACTTCAAACAACTCCACCGATCGCAGCCCAACCACGGTGGCATCATCAACTGCACCAACGATCGCGATTGGGAAGCGCTGGCTCAACGTATCAACGCTGCTGTTCTCGTCTCAGAATCTTTAGTTGGCAAGCTAGTGCGAGTGGTTCGACCAAGCCAATAA
- a CDS encoding ABC transporter ATP-binding protein: MSDTILDVQHLTVHFEVDGQLIQAVNDISFQVQRGQTLGIVGESGSGKSVTSLAVMGLVPNPPGKVVNGDIWFNPGTGKPVDLTTLSETQLQGYRGGQVSMIFQEPMSSLNPVYTVGFQMVEAIRQHQNISKEAARQQAIARLQEVKLLPADGALMATIKAEKPRLDDESLREEIDRRQRAMLDRYPHELSGGQIQRVMIAMAISCNPALLIADEPTTALDVTVQATILDLLRELRDRRGMSLIFITHDLGIIAEIADQVAVMYQGKIVEAGPVWDIFAQPKHPYTKGLLACRPQPNQRLRLLPTVSDFMAVELAGTEINAAAANGGQPMASAVPIIRERVLDAQAQARFTPLTDDELTTRAAALAANGPLLTVENLQVGYPVRGVFGKTRSHVMAVQDVSFHIQKGETFGLVGESGCGKTTLGRALLRLVPTMGGKIWFEGRDVLGLGSSQLRQLRRDMQIVFQDPYSSLDPRMSIGAAIAEPLKIHGVIKSKRNQRERVAYLLDRVGLPTTCINRYPHEFSGGQRQRVCIARALALNPKFIICDESVSALDVSVQAQVLNLLKELQAEFDLTYIFISHDLAVVKFMSDRIMVMNQGRVEEIGPAEQVYRQPQTPYTQALISAIPVGSLDRIQELQRDRASVA, translated from the coding sequence ATGAGTGACACCATTCTCGACGTTCAGCACCTCACCGTTCACTTTGAGGTTGACGGGCAACTGATCCAGGCCGTGAACGACATTTCGTTTCAGGTGCAGCGGGGGCAAACCCTGGGCATAGTGGGTGAGTCGGGGTCGGGGAAGTCGGTGACGTCGCTGGCGGTAATGGGGCTAGTGCCCAACCCGCCGGGCAAGGTGGTCAACGGCGATATCTGGTTTAACCCCGGCACCGGCAAACCAGTGGATCTCACCACCCTGAGCGAGACCCAGCTCCAGGGCTATCGGGGCGGCCAGGTGTCGATGATCTTTCAGGAGCCGATGAGCTCGCTGAACCCGGTGTACACCGTGGGTTTTCAGATGGTGGAGGCGATTCGCCAGCACCAGAACATTTCTAAGGAGGCGGCTCGTCAGCAGGCGATCGCCCGGCTGCAAGAGGTTAAGCTGCTGCCCGCCGACGGGGCGCTGATGGCCACTATTAAGGCCGAAAAGCCGCGCCTCGACGACGAATCGCTGAGAGAAGAGATCGATCGCCGTCAGCGGGCCATGCTCGATCGATACCCCCACGAGCTGTCGGGGGGGCAGATTCAGCGGGTGATGATTGCTATGGCGATTTCCTGCAACCCGGCTTTGCTGATTGCCGACGAGCCCACCACAGCGCTCGATGTGACGGTGCAGGCGACGATTCTCGACCTGCTGCGCGAACTGCGCGATCGCCGGGGCATGTCGCTGATTTTCATCACCCACGACCTGGGCATCATCGCCGAGATTGCCGACCAGGTGGCGGTGATGTACCAGGGCAAAATTGTCGAAGCCGGGCCGGTGTGGGATATTTTTGCCCAGCCCAAGCATCCCTACACCAAGGGGCTGCTGGCCTGTCGCCCCCAGCCCAACCAGCGGCTGCGGCTGTTGCCCACGGTATCTGACTTTATGGCGGTGGAGCTGGCGGGCACTGAGATTAACGCCGCTGCGGCCAACGGCGGCCAGCCAATGGCCAGCGCCGTCCCCATCATTCGCGAACGGGTGCTCGATGCCCAGGCCCAGGCCCGCTTTACCCCCTTAACCGACGACGAACTGACGACGCGGGCGGCAGCCCTGGCAGCCAACGGCCCCCTGCTGACGGTGGAAAATCTTCAGGTGGGCTACCCGGTGCGGGGGGTGTTTGGCAAAACCCGCAGCCACGTCATGGCGGTACAGGATGTGTCGTTTCACATTCAAAAGGGTGAAACCTTTGGCCTGGTGGGCGAGTCGGGCTGCGGCAAAACCACCCTGGGCCGCGCCCTGCTGCGGCTGGTGCCCACCATGGGCGGCAAGATCTGGTTTGAGGGCCGCGACGTGCTGGGGTTGGGCTCATCCCAGCTCCGGCAGCTCAGACGGGATATGCAGATTGTCTTTCAAGACCCCTACAGCTCCCTCGATCCGCGCATGAGTATTGGGGCGGCGATCGCCGAACCGCTCAAAATCCACGGCGTGATTAAAAGCAAGCGCAACCAGCGGGAGCGCGTCGCCTACCTGCTCGATCGCGTCGGGCTGCCCACCACCTGCATCAACCGCTACCCCCACGAGTTTTCGGGCGGGCAGCGCCAGCGGGTGTGCATCGCCCGCGCTTTGGCCCTCAACCCCAAGTTCATCATCTGCGACGAGTCGGTGTCGGCCTTAGACGTGTCGGTGCAGGCCCAGGTGCTCAACCTGCTGAAAGAACTCCAGGCGGAGTTTGACCTCACCTACATCTTTATTTCCCACGATCTGGCGGTGGTGAAGTTTATGAGCGATCGCATTATGGTGATGAACCAGGGCCGCGTTGAGGAGATTGGCCCCGCCGAGCAGGTCTACCGCCAGCCGCAGACCCCCTACACCCAGGCGCTGATCAGCGCCATTCCGGTGGGCAGCCTCGATCGCATTCAGGAGTTGCAGCGCGATCGGGCCTCGGTGGCTTAG
- a CDS encoding gluconokinase, with product MIIVLMGVSGVGKTTVGKRLAQRLEIPFHEGDDFHSPDNIAKMERGEPLNERDRTPWIESLQNCIETLLANGQQAVIACSALKADYRQQLGGGHDRVEFVLLKGSRALIQERLNQREDHFMAASLLNSQMEALEAPADSLVVEVDKTPEAIVESIVDGLDLAQP from the coding sequence ATGATCATAGTCTTGATGGGTGTTTCAGGGGTGGGCAAGACCACCGTCGGTAAGCGGCTGGCCCAGCGGCTGGAAATACCCTTTCACGAAGGCGACGATTTTCACTCGCCCGACAATATAGCCAAAATGGAGCGGGGTGAACCGCTAAATGAGCGCGATCGCACTCCCTGGATAGAGTCTTTACAAAACTGTATTGAAACCCTGCTGGCCAACGGGCAGCAGGCCGTGATTGCCTGCTCGGCCCTCAAGGCCGACTATCGCCAGCAGCTCGGCGGCGGGCACGATCGGGTGGAGTTTGTGCTGCTCAAGGGTTCTCGCGCGCTCATTCAGGAGCGGCTGAATCAGCGAGAAGATCACTTTATGGCTGCTTCTCTTTTAAATAGCCAGATGGAAGCCCTCGAAGCCCCCGCCGACAGCCTGGTGGTCGAGGTAGACAAAACGCCGGAGGCGATTGTTGAGAGCATTGTCGATGGGCTAGACCTGGCTCAACCCTAA
- a CDS encoding DUF433 domain-containing protein, giving the protein MTLQDLERQLLALPAADKASAIQLLTQSLGSPWRSIEKTPGVCGGSACIATTRIPVWGLVEARRAGYSDADLLTSYPSLTASDLANAWIYAAAYTDEIEAAIQANEAA; this is encoded by the coding sequence ATGACATTGCAAGACCTAGAGCGTCAACTCTTGGCCCTCCCCGCTGCTGATAAAGCCAGCGCCATTCAGCTGTTGACTCAGAGCTTGGGTAGCCCCTGGCGCAGCATTGAGAAAACCCCAGGGGTTTGTGGTGGCAGCGCCTGCATTGCCACCACGCGCATTCCTGTCTGGGGTCTGGTAGAAGCCCGGCGAGCGGGCTACAGCGATGCCGATCTGTTGACGAGCTACCCCAGCCTCACGGCCAGCGACCTCGCCAACGCCTGGATTTATGCTGCTGCCTACACCGACGAGATCGAAGCCGCCATTCAAGCCAATGAGGCAGCTTAG
- a CDS encoding hemolysin family protein has product MLTLAIAILIMLIGSALCSCSEAALLSVPVLKAQQLAESKKPAAITLLAIRQKINRPIATIVILNNLFNIVGSVLIGGIAATVFSDALLGVFTGVLTLLVILFGEIFPKILGERYAIPIALTVAGPVRFITWLFIPIVLLLEQATAPLVGDGNRPSTNEAEIKLLATIGHQEGIIEADEAEMILRVFRLNDMKSVNIMTPRVAVTHLPGDLTIAEAEAQILNSQHSRILITDNDIDRTVGLVLKNELLTALIRGQGHQRLAQVARPVRFVAETERADKLLQDFQTAREHLAVVVDEYGGVSGVVTLEDVLEVLTGEIVDETDRSIDLQKLARQRGRHILSTRGFNGPPES; this is encoded by the coding sequence ATGCTCACCCTTGCGATCGCGATTTTGATCATGCTGATCGGCTCCGCCCTGTGCTCCTGTAGCGAAGCGGCACTGCTGTCGGTGCCAGTCCTCAAGGCCCAGCAGCTAGCTGAGTCTAAAAAGCCTGCCGCGATTACGCTTTTGGCCATCCGCCAGAAAATTAACCGGCCCATTGCCACCATCGTGATCCTCAACAATCTGTTCAACATCGTGGGCAGCGTTTTGATTGGGGGGATTGCCGCCACAGTTTTTAGTGATGCCCTGCTGGGGGTGTTTACCGGCGTGCTCACGCTGCTGGTGATCTTGTTCGGCGAGATTTTCCCAAAAATTTTGGGAGAACGCTACGCCATTCCCATCGCTCTGACCGTCGCTGGCCCGGTGCGATTCATCACCTGGCTATTTATTCCCATCGTGCTGCTGCTGGAGCAAGCCACCGCGCCTCTGGTCGGCGACGGCAACCGACCCAGCACTAACGAGGCTGAGATCAAGCTGTTGGCCACCATCGGCCATCAGGAGGGCATCATCGAAGCCGACGAGGCCGAGATGATTTTGCGGGTGTTTCGCCTCAACGATATGAAGTCGGTCAATATCATGACCCCCCGGGTCGCCGTCACTCACCTGCCCGGCGACCTCACCATCGCCGAGGCCGAGGCCCAAATTCTCAACTCGCAGCACAGCCGCATTTTGATCACCGACAACGACATCGATCGCACGGTGGGGCTGGTGCTCAAAAACGAGCTGCTCACCGCTCTGATTCGCGGTCAGGGCCACCAGCGGCTGGCTCAGGTGGCCCGTCCGGTGCGCTTTGTGGCCGAAACTGAGCGCGCCGACAAGCTGCTGCAAGACTTTCAAACCGCCCGCGAGCACCTGGCCGTGGTGGTCGATGAGTACGGCGGCGTGTCGGGGGTGGTCACCCTCGAAGACGTGCTGGAGGTGCTCACGGGTGAAATTGTCGATGAGACCGACCGCAGCATCGATCTGCAAAAGCTGGCCCGCCAGCGGGGGCGACACATCCTCAGCACCCGTGGCTTTAACGGCCCCCCCGAAAGCTAG